The following coding sequences lie in one Streptomyces xiamenensis genomic window:
- a CDS encoding transglycosylase domain-containing protein, whose protein sequence is MSEHRRKPPQSRGRRAAAPSGRRAAPPPPREESGGSGHRREAAANAAEGAGRRAARRRPEPPPKKRFIDYPRAQHTGARRWLPSWKQVLGSAIIFMGMLVGLVGLAYAMVDIPDPNRAAESQKNVYYWDDGTEMVVAGGGDYNRQIIPFTEIPTDMVDSVVAAENATFWEDPGVDLKGIARAVVNMAQGGDTQSGSTITQQYVKNMYLDQSQTLSRKFKELLISVKVSSDVPKEEIMAGYLNTAYFGRGAYGIQAAARAYYDKDAKDLNANECAYLTTLLKGADLYDTSGGLGGAERAPANIERATNQWVTVLDRRVAVGNMDKSERDEYTEFPMPQELKPATNLAGQIGYLKELADNYLINNDDIDVDADKLAMGGYSIHTTFNQEMVRQMEEAVQQVIDDNLDPENREEDEHVQFGGAAVVPGDGAVVAIYGGHNAVEHYLNNANNAGAQVGSTFKPFVLAAAMRDGVRDPQKPADQPDKDRTPISPESVYSSENNLLIRNYDGEIWYGEDPETGEDKEWHQPNFEAGEEGDITIRRAMEISSNSPFVQLGMDVGPAKVKEAAMDAGLLESTLGPADDSVPSFALGVSTPGPIRMATAYATFAASGEQADPYFVTHAEREGVSVYEHETKPERHFEANIADNVTDVLVNVVTGEQGSGRKVQALGRPVAAKTGTTDGNNSAWFVGYTKQLSTAIGMWRFPDSEDIDPADRKFLSMRGTAGMEKITGGSLPADIWLGFMKEATKNDPVEDFPKPGKVGEEYRGIGTEPELPDPPPVEETEEQDEPEVDESEEPETDPEPDPPADPDPDPTDSCQPGDQNCASGGSSQGGDSGGNGLPGGGNAGNIEGGSGTDSGADAGADAGADAGSGETDSSGDSDSGASGWWSGGTG, encoded by the coding sequence ATGAGCGAGCACCGTCGCAAGCCGCCGCAATCGCGCGGCCGCCGCGCCGCGGCGCCTTCCGGCCGCCGGGCCGCGCCGCCGCCGCCGCGCGAGGAGAGCGGCGGGAGCGGGCATCGGCGCGAGGCAGCCGCGAACGCGGCCGAAGGCGCGGGCCGCCGCGCCGCCAGGCGTCGGCCGGAGCCCCCCCCGAAAAAGCGATTCATCGACTACCCGCGCGCCCAGCACACGGGCGCGCGCCGCTGGCTGCCCTCCTGGAAGCAGGTCCTGGGCTCGGCGATCATCTTCATGGGCATGCTGGTCGGTCTGGTCGGCCTGGCGTACGCGATGGTCGACATCCCGGACCCGAACAGGGCCGCCGAGAGCCAGAAGAACGTCTACTACTGGGACGACGGCACGGAGATGGTCGTCGCGGGCGGCGGTGACTACAACCGGCAGATCATCCCGTTCACCGAGATCCCCACCGACATGGTGGACTCGGTGGTCGCCGCGGAGAACGCGACGTTCTGGGAGGACCCCGGCGTCGACCTCAAGGGCATCGCCCGCGCCGTGGTGAACATGGCCCAGGGCGGGGACACCCAGTCCGGCTCGACCATCACCCAGCAGTACGTGAAGAACATGTACCTGGACCAGAGCCAGACGCTGAGCCGTAAGTTCAAGGAACTGCTGATCTCGGTCAAGGTGTCCTCCGACGTACCCAAAGAAGAGATCATGGCCGGGTACCTCAACACCGCGTACTTCGGCCGGGGGGCCTACGGCATCCAGGCGGCGGCCCGGGCGTACTACGACAAGGACGCCAAGGACCTCAACGCCAATGAGTGTGCCTACCTCACGACCCTGCTGAAGGGCGCCGACCTCTACGACACCTCGGGCGGTCTTGGCGGCGCCGAGCGCGCCCCCGCCAACATCGAGCGGGCCACCAACCAGTGGGTGACGGTCCTGGACCGCCGGGTCGCGGTCGGCAACATGGACAAGTCGGAACGCGACGAGTACACCGAGTTCCCGATGCCGCAGGAGCTCAAGCCGGCCACCAACCTGGCCGGCCAGATCGGCTACCTCAAGGAACTGGCCGACAACTACCTGATCAACAACGACGACATCGACGTCGACGCGGACAAGCTCGCCATGGGCGGCTACTCCATCCACACCACCTTCAACCAGGAGATGGTGCGCCAGATGGAGGAGGCGGTCCAGCAGGTCATCGACGACAATCTGGACCCGGAGAACCGCGAGGAGGACGAGCACGTCCAGTTCGGCGGCGCGGCGGTGGTCCCCGGTGACGGTGCGGTGGTCGCCATCTACGGCGGGCACAACGCGGTCGAGCACTACCTGAACAACGCCAACAACGCAGGGGCCCAGGTCGGTTCGACCTTCAAGCCCTTCGTCCTGGCGGCGGCGATGCGCGACGGCGTGCGGGATCCGCAGAAGCCGGCCGATCAGCCGGACAAGGACCGCACCCCGATCTCGCCGGAGAGCGTCTACTCCAGCGAGAACAATCTGCTGATCCGCAACTACGACGGGGAGATCTGGTACGGCGAGGACCCCGAGACGGGCGAGGACAAGGAATGGCATCAGCCGAACTTCGAGGCCGGTGAAGAGGGAGACATCACCATTCGCCGCGCGATGGAGATCTCCTCCAACTCCCCCTTCGTCCAGTTGGGCATGGACGTCGGCCCGGCCAAGGTCAAAGAGGCCGCCATGGACGCGGGGCTGCTGGAAAGCACCCTGGGCCCGGCGGACGACAGCGTTCCCTCCTTCGCCCTCGGTGTCTCCACCCCGGGCCCGATCCGGATGGCCACCGCGTACGCCACCTTCGCGGCCAGCGGCGAGCAGGCCGACCCGTACTTCGTGACCCACGCGGAGCGCGAAGGCGTGTCCGTCTACGAACACGAGACGAAGCCCGAACGGCACTTCGAAGCCAACATCGCCGACAACGTCACCGATGTGCTGGTCAATGTGGTGACCGGTGAACAGGGCAGTGGCCGGAAGGTACAGGCGCTCGGGCGACCCGTCGCCGCCAAGACGGGCACCACGGACGGCAACAACAGCGCCTGGTTCGTCGGCTACACGAAGCAGCTCTCCACGGCGATCGGCATGTGGCGCTTCCCGGACTCCGAGGACATCGACCCCGCGGACCGCAAGTTCCTCTCCATGCGCGGCACCGCCGGGATGGAGAAGATCACGGGTGGGTCGCTCCCCGCCGACATCTGGCTCGGCTTCATGAAGGAAGCCACCAAGAACGACCCCGTCGAGGACTTCCCCAAGCCCGGCAAGGTCGGCGAGGAGTACCGCGGCATCGGCACCGAGCCCGAGCTGCCCGACCCGCCGCCGGTCGAGGAGACCGAGGAGCAGGACGAGCCCGAGGTCGACGAGAGCGAGGAGCCGGAGACCGACCCGGAGCCCGACCCGCCGGCCGACCCGGACCCGGACCCGACCGACTCCTGTCAGCCCGGAGACCAGAACTGCGCCAGCGGTGGCAGCTCCCAGGGCGGCGACAGCGGAGGGAACGGCCTCCCGGGCGGGGGCAACGCCGGCAATATCGAGGGCGGCAGCGGCACCGACTCCGGAGCGGACGCGGGAGCGGACGCCGGAGCGGACGCGGGCTCCGGAGAAACCGACTCCAGCGGGGATTCCGACAGCGGAGCCTCAGGCTGGTGGAGCGGAGGAACCGGTTAG
- a CDS encoding glycosyltransferase family 87 protein: MAPTTPPVPVRPTTHDEVAAAGSELIGGPAGKRVAPGRGWWNPARVIVLVMIGMFALGMVQKLPCYTDSWVGGPTAQYTQACYSDIPHLYYGRGFADGLIPYFDRIPDTLSPDKNFLEYPVLTGLFMEVAAWLTPAAITTPAPAQLYWLVNAGMLLICAAVIAGCVSRIHRDRPWDGLLVALAPALALTATINWDLLAGALLCGALLMWSRGRPLATGVLLGLATAAKLYPLLLLGPLFLLCWRAGRLREFATTLLSAAGAWLVVNGPVMLLAWEGWATFYAFSEERPVDFGSFWLILAQRTDFPLDSVNTYATVLTLLGFAGIALLALRAPRRPRLAQLAFLVVAVFILTNKVYSPQYVLWLIPLAALARPRWRDFLIWQAGEVLYFFGIWMYLAYITGDGNEGLPVGGYQLAIAAHLLGTLYLCVMIVRDALRPDHDVIRRGGSDDPGGGVLDGAPDVFTLRRRPSAIDWGVSRET, from the coding sequence ATGGCACCGACCACCCCACCCGTGCCCGTACGGCCCACCACGCATGATGAGGTGGCCGCCGCCGGCAGTGAGCTGATCGGGGGGCCCGCGGGGAAGCGGGTCGCCCCGGGGCGGGGATGGTGGAACCCGGCCCGGGTCATCGTGCTCGTGATGATCGGGATGTTCGCCCTCGGCATGGTGCAGAAGCTGCCCTGCTACACGGACAGCTGGGTCGGCGGGCCCACCGCCCAGTACACCCAGGCGTGCTACTCGGACATCCCGCACCTCTACTACGGGCGGGGCTTCGCGGACGGGCTCATCCCCTACTTCGACCGCATCCCCGACACCCTTTCCCCTGACAAAAACTTCCTCGAATACCCGGTACTCACCGGGCTGTTCATGGAGGTCGCCGCCTGGCTCACCCCGGCCGCCATCACCACCCCGGCGCCCGCACAGCTGTACTGGCTCGTGAATGCGGGGATGCTGCTGATCTGTGCGGCGGTCATCGCGGGCTGTGTCAGCCGCATCCACCGGGACCGGCCCTGGGACGGGCTGCTGGTGGCGCTCGCCCCCGCGCTGGCGCTGACCGCCACCATCAACTGGGACCTGCTGGCCGGGGCGCTCCTGTGCGGGGCGCTGTTGATGTGGTCGCGCGGCAGGCCGCTCGCCACCGGGGTGCTCCTGGGGCTCGCCACCGCCGCCAAGCTCTATCCGCTGCTGCTGCTCGGCCCCTTGTTCCTGCTGTGCTGGCGGGCCGGGCGCCTGCGGGAGTTCGCGACCACGCTGCTGAGCGCCGCCGGGGCCTGGCTGGTGGTGAACGGTCCGGTGATGCTGCTGGCCTGGGAGGGCTGGGCGACCTTCTACGCCTTCAGCGAGGAGCGGCCCGTCGACTTCGGTTCGTTCTGGCTCATCCTCGCCCAGCGCACCGACTTCCCGCTGGACTCGGTCAATACCTACGCCACGGTGCTGACGCTGCTCGGCTTCGCCGGGATCGCGCTGCTGGCTCTCCGGGCGCCGCGCCGGCCCCGGCTGGCGCAGTTGGCCTTCCTCGTCGTCGCCGTCTTCATCCTCACCAACAAGGTCTACTCACCGCAGTACGTGCTCTGGCTGATCCCCCTCGCTGCTCTGGCCCGCCCCCGCTGGCGGGACTTCCTCATCTGGCAGGCCGGTGAGGTGCTCTACTTCTTCGGCATCTGGATGTATCTCGCGTACATCACCGGCGACGGCAATGAGGGGCTTCCAGTGGGCGGCTACCAGCTGGCCATCGCAGCACATCTCTTGGGCACGCTCTATCTCTGTGTGATGATCGTTCGCGATGCGCTACGGCCCGATCATGATGTGATCCGCCGCGGTGGGTCCGACGACCCAGGAGGAGGTGTCCTGGACGGTGCGCCCGATGTCTTCACCCTGCGCCGCCGGCCCTCCGCCATCGACTGGGGCGTTTCACGTGAAACATGA
- a CDS encoding inositol-3-phosphate synthase, with translation MGSVRVAIAGVGNCAASLVQGVEYYKDAAPDSRVPGLMHVQFGDYHISDIEFVAAFDVDSKKVGLDLADAIGASENNTIKIADVPATGVTVQRGQTLDGLGKYYRETIVESEAEPVDIVKVLKDTKADVLVCYLPVGSEDAAKYYAQAAIDAKVAFVNALPVFIAGTKEWADKFTEAGVPIVGDDIKSQVGATITHRVMAKLFEDRGVILDRTMQLNVGGNMDFKNMLERDRLESKKVSKTQAVTSQIRDRELGEGNVHIGPSDYVAWLDDRKWAYVRLEGRAFGDVPLNLEYKLEVWDSPNSAGVIIDALRAAKIAKDRGIGGPITSASSYFMKSPPVQFFDDEARDNVEKFINGELER, from the coding sequence ATGGGTTCGGTTCGCGTAGCCATCGCCGGCGTGGGCAACTGCGCCGCCTCGCTGGTACAGGGCGTCGAGTACTACAAGGACGCCGCCCCGGACAGCCGGGTGCCGGGTCTGATGCATGTCCAGTTCGGCGACTACCACATCTCGGACATCGAGTTCGTGGCCGCCTTCGACGTCGACTCCAAGAAGGTCGGCCTCGACCTGGCGGACGCCATCGGCGCCAGCGAGAACAACACCATCAAGATCGCCGACGTGCCGGCCACCGGCGTCACCGTCCAGCGCGGCCAGACCCTGGACGGCCTGGGCAAGTACTACCGCGAGACCATCGTGGAGTCCGAGGCCGAGCCCGTCGACATCGTGAAGGTCCTCAAGGACACCAAGGCCGACGTCCTGGTCTGCTACCTGCCGGTCGGCTCCGAGGACGCCGCCAAGTACTACGCGCAGGCCGCCATCGACGCCAAGGTCGCCTTCGTCAACGCGCTCCCGGTCTTCATCGCCGGCACCAAGGAGTGGGCGGACAAGTTCACCGAGGCCGGTGTCCCGATCGTCGGTGACGACATCAAGTCCCAGGTCGGCGCCACCATCACGCACCGCGTCATGGCCAAGCTGTTCGAGGACCGCGGGGTCATCCTGGACCGCACCATGCAGCTGAACGTCGGCGGCAACATGGACTTCAAGAACATGCTGGAGCGCGACCGGCTCGAGTCCAAGAAGGTCTCCAAGACCCAGGCCGTCACCTCCCAGATCCGCGACCGCGAACTGGGCGAGGGCAACGTGCACATCGGCCCCTCCGACTACGTCGCGTGGCTCGATGACCGCAAGTGGGCGTACGTCCGCCTCGAGGGCCGCGCCTTCGGCGACGTGCCGCTGAACCTGGAGTACAAGCTGGAGGTCTGGGACTCCCCCAACTCCGCCGGTGTGATCATCGATGCGCTGCGCGCCGCGAAGATCGCCAAGGACCGCGGCATCGGTGGCCCCATCACCTCCGCGTCCTCGTACTTCATGAAGTCCCCGCCGGTCCAGTTCTTCGACGACGAGGCCCGCGACAACGTGGAGAAGTTCATCAACGGCGAGTTGGAGCGCTGA
- a CDS encoding alanine racemase — protein MALTLYVDTDRWRAHQRKIVADFPDLVPVCKGNGYGFGHDRLAEEVTELGIETLAVGTAYEAEAMKDRFSGDLLVLTPYRRSEEPVPLPDRVIRSASSVDGVYGLVGSRVVVEVMSSMRRHGVTPADLGKLSAALEDVRLEGFAIHLPLDRTDGTDGVEEVIGWMDRLRAARLPLDTMFVSHLSAEELNRLRQQFPQTRFRARIGTRLWLGDHTATEYRGAVLDVTPVAKGDRFGYRQQKAPGDGWLAVVAGGTSHGVGLEAPKALHGMSSRAKGMARAGLATVNRNLSPFVWDGKQRWFAEPPHMQVSILFVPAESKGPKVGDELRAILRHTTTQVDRVVDE, from the coding sequence ATGGCGCTCACCCTTTACGTCGACACCGACCGCTGGCGGGCGCACCAGCGGAAGATCGTCGCCGACTTCCCCGACCTGGTGCCGGTCTGCAAGGGCAATGGCTACGGCTTCGGTCACGACCGGCTCGCCGAGGAGGTCACCGAGCTGGGCATCGAGACGCTGGCGGTCGGCACGGCGTACGAGGCCGAGGCCATGAAGGACCGCTTCAGCGGCGACCTGCTGGTGCTGACCCCCTACCGGCGAAGCGAGGAGCCGGTTCCTCTCCCCGATCGGGTGATTCGTTCGGCCTCCTCGGTGGACGGGGTGTACGGGCTGGTGGGGTCCCGGGTGGTCGTCGAGGTGATGAGCTCGATGCGCCGGCACGGGGTGACACCGGCGGATCTGGGGAAGCTGAGCGCGGCGCTGGAGGACGTGCGGCTTGAGGGCTTCGCGATCCACCTGCCGCTGGACCGCACCGACGGCACCGACGGGGTCGAGGAGGTCATCGGCTGGATGGACCGGCTGCGGGCCGCCCGGCTGCCGCTGGACACCATGTTCGTGAGCCACCTCAGCGCCGAGGAGCTGAACCGGCTGCGCCAGCAGTTCCCGCAGACCCGGTTCCGGGCGCGGATCGGCACCCGGCTGTGGCTGGGGGACCACACGGCGACGGAATACCGCGGCGCGGTGCTCGATGTGACGCCGGTGGCCAAGGGGGACCGCTTCGGGTACCGGCAGCAGAAGGCACCCGGGGACGGCTGGCTGGCGGTGGTGGCCGGTGGCACCTCGCACGGCGTGGGCCTGGAGGCGCCCAAGGCGCTGCACGGGATGTCCTCGCGGGCGAAGGGGATGGCGCGGGCCGGGCTGGCCACGGTGAACCGCAACCTGTCGCCGTTCGTGTGGGACGGCAAGCAGCGGTGGTTCGCGGAGCCGCCGCACATGCAGGTGTCGATCCTGTTCGTGCCGGCCGAGTCCAAGGGGCCCAAGGTCGGGGACGAGCTGCGGGCGATCCTGCGGCACACCACCACGCAGGTGGACCGGGTCGTCGACGAGTGA
- a CDS encoding lipid II:glycine glycyltransferase FemX has protein sequence MSLTLRTISREEHLAYIRSLPAASHMQVPAWGDVKAEWRTESLGWFDTSGVCVGAGLVLYRQLPKVKRYLAYLPEGPVINWFAPNLEEWLRPMLAHLKKQGAFSVKMGPPVVIRRWNAAAIKAGIQNPEVKRLRDVEASELEPRAFEVSDKLRRMGWQQGEEEGAGFGDVQPRYVFQIPLKDRSLEDVHKGFNQLWRRNIKKAEKAGVEVVRGSYDDLPLWQELYEVTAVRDKFRPRPLAYFERMWKALNSEDPDRMRLYIAKHEGEAVAAATMLIVGGHVWYSYGASANHKREVRPSNAMQWRMLQDAQALGAHVYDLRGIGDSLEDTDHLFGLIQFKVGTGGEAAEYLGEWDFPLNKLLHKALDIYMSRR, from the coding sequence ATGAGCCTGACCCTGAGGACCATCAGCCGCGAGGAGCATCTGGCGTATATCCGCTCCCTGCCGGCCGCCAGCCACATGCAGGTGCCGGCCTGGGGCGATGTCAAGGCCGAGTGGCGGACGGAGTCCCTGGGCTGGTTCGACACATCCGGTGTCTGCGTGGGCGCGGGCCTCGTCCTCTACCGGCAGCTGCCCAAGGTCAAGCGCTACCTCGCGTACCTCCCCGAGGGCCCGGTCATCAACTGGTTCGCGCCCAATCTGGAGGAGTGGCTGCGGCCGATGCTCGCGCACCTCAAGAAGCAGGGTGCGTTCTCGGTCAAGATGGGCCCGCCGGTGGTCATCCGCCGCTGGAACGCCGCCGCCATCAAGGCCGGCATCCAGAACCCCGAGGTCAAGCGGCTGCGCGACGTCGAGGCCAGCGAGCTGGAGCCGCGTGCCTTCGAGGTCTCCGACAAGCTGCGCCGGATGGGCTGGCAGCAGGGCGAGGAGGAGGGCGCCGGGTTCGGCGACGTCCAGCCCCGCTACGTCTTCCAGATCCCGCTCAAGGACCGCTCCCTGGAGGATGTCCACAAGGGCTTCAACCAGCTGTGGCGCCGCAACATCAAGAAGGCCGAGAAGGCCGGCGTCGAGGTGGTGCGGGGCAGTTACGACGATCTGCCGCTGTGGCAGGAGCTGTACGAGGTCACCGCGGTCCGTGACAAGTTCCGGCCGCGCCCGCTGGCGTACTTCGAGCGCATGTGGAAGGCGCTCAACTCCGAGGACCCGGACCGCATGCGGCTGTACATCGCCAAGCACGAGGGAGAGGCGGTGGCCGCCGCCACCATGCTGATCGTGGGCGGCCATGTGTGGTATTCGTACGGTGCCTCCGCGAACCACAAGCGTGAGGTGCGGCCCTCCAACGCGATGCAGTGGCGCATGCTCCAGGACGCCCAGGCGCTGGGGGCCCACGTGTACGACCTGCGGGGCATCGGCGACTCGCTGGAGGACACGGACCATCTCTTCGGCCTGATCCAGTTCAAGGTGGGTACGGGCGGGGAGGCGGCCGAGTACCTGGGCGAGTGGGATTTCCCGCTCAACAAGCTGCTGCACAAGGCGCTCGACATCTACATGTCGCGACGCTGA
- a CDS encoding CCA tRNA nucleotidyltransferase encodes MPDGAPCRGAGRGSGGSVRVGHVPCDVVPNDRKDTHAPQSLPVLSQVQQQAVSELLRVSPIADDLARRFEAAGFSLALVGGSVRDALLGRLGNDLDFTTDARPQDVLRIVRPWADAVWEVGIAFGTVGCRKRAPEAGQNASGDGHRDYQLEITTYRSEAYDRDSRKPEVAYGDSLEEDLLRRDFTINAMAVALPRKEFIDPHHGLEDLARRVLRTPGTPEASFSDDPLRMLRAARFAAQLDFQVADEVRAAMTAMADRIAIVSAERIRDELNKLVLADRPRRGLTLLVDTGLARHVLPELPALRLERDEHHRHKDVYEHSLTVLEQAIALETEGPDLTLRLAALLHDIGKPKTRRFEKDGRVSFHHHEMVGAKLTKARMIKLKYPNELVKDVSRLVELHLRFHGYGTGEWTDSAVRRYVRDAGPLLDRLHKLTRSDCTTRNKRKALALSQSYDGLELRISQLQEQEELDAIRPDLNGNEIMKILDIGPGPEIGEAYRHLLELRLEHGPMEHEAAVAALKEWWASRG; translated from the coding sequence ATGCCTGACGGGGCTCCGTGCCGGGGAGCGGGCCGGGGAAGCGGCGGTTCGGTGAGGGTGGGCCACGTACCCTGTGATGTTGTGCCGAACGACAGGAAAGACACCCACGCCCCGCAGTCCCTCCCCGTGCTGAGCCAGGTGCAGCAGCAGGCCGTGAGTGAGTTGTTGCGGGTCTCCCCCATCGCCGATGATCTCGCCAGGCGGTTCGAGGCAGCGGGCTTCTCACTGGCCCTGGTGGGCGGCTCGGTGCGCGACGCGCTGCTGGGGCGGCTGGGCAACGATCTCGACTTCACCACGGATGCCAGGCCGCAGGACGTGCTGCGCATCGTGCGGCCCTGGGCGGACGCGGTGTGGGAGGTGGGGATCGCCTTCGGCACGGTCGGCTGTCGCAAGCGGGCCCCTGAAGCGGGGCAAAACGCCTCGGGCGATGGTCATCGTGACTATCAGCTGGAGATCACCACCTATCGGTCGGAGGCGTACGACCGGGACTCCCGCAAGCCGGAGGTCGCCTACGGGGATTCCCTGGAGGAAGACCTGCTGCGCCGGGACTTCACCATCAACGCGATGGCGGTGGCGCTGCCGCGCAAGGAGTTCATCGACCCGCACCACGGCCTGGAGGACCTGGCCCGCAGGGTGCTGCGTACCCCCGGGACCCCGGAGGCGTCGTTCTCCGACGATCCGCTGCGGATGCTGCGGGCCGCCCGGTTCGCCGCCCAGCTGGACTTCCAGGTGGCCGACGAGGTGCGCGCCGCGATGACGGCGATGGCGGACCGTATCGCCATCGTCTCCGCCGAGCGGATCCGGGACGAGCTGAACAAGCTGGTGCTGGCGGACCGCCCGCGCCGGGGACTGACCCTGCTGGTGGACACCGGGCTCGCCCGCCATGTGCTGCCGGAGCTGCCGGCGCTGCGGCTGGAGCGGGACGAACACCACCGGCACAAGGATGTCTACGAGCACAGTCTGACGGTGCTGGAGCAGGCCATCGCGCTGGAGACCGAGGGCCCCGATCTGACGCTGCGGCTCGCGGCGCTGCTGCACGACATCGGCAAGCCGAAGACGCGACGCTTCGAGAAGGACGGCCGCGTCTCCTTCCACCACCACGAGATGGTCGGTGCCAAGCTGACCAAGGCTCGCATGATCAAGCTGAAGTACCCCAATGAGCTGGTGAAGGACGTCTCCCGGCTGGTGGAGCTGCATCTGCGCTTCCACGGCTACGGCACGGGCGAGTGGACCGATTCCGCGGTGCGTCGCTATGTACGGGACGCCGGCCCGCTGCTGGACCGGCTGCACAAGCTGACCCGCTCGGACTGCACCACCCGGAACAAGCGGAAGGCGCTGGCACTCTCCCAGTCCTACGACGGACTGGAGCTGCGGATCTCCCAGCTTCAGGAGCAGGAGGAACTGGACGCGATCCGTCCGGACCTCAACGGCAACGAGATCATGAAGATCCTGGACATCGGCCCGGGGCCCGAGATCGGTGAGGCCTACCGCCACCTCCTGGAACTGCGCCTGGAGCACGGCCCGATGGAGCACGAGGCGGCCGTGGCCGCACTCAAGGAATGGTGGGCGTCTCGGGGCTGA
- a CDS encoding PadR family transcriptional regulator: MSRRSGVLEFAVLGLLRESPMHGYELRKRLNTSLGVFRAFSYGSLYPCLKTLVQHGWLAEEPGSDAEDPRATALSGRRARIVYRLTGPGKERFEELLTQTGPDAWEDDNFGVRFAFFGQTSRDVRMRVLEGRRSRLEERLAKMRASLARTREKLDDYTLELQRHGMESVEREVRWLNELIESEREGRERGTAPPGGSGPPGGSGDNDTTT; the protein is encoded by the coding sequence GTGAGCCGACGCTCCGGAGTCCTGGAGTTCGCCGTACTCGGGCTCCTGCGGGAATCCCCGATGCACGGGTACGAGCTGCGCAAGCGGCTCAACACCTCGCTGGGCGTCTTCCGGGCGTTCAGCTACGGCTCCCTCTACCCCTGTCTCAAGACGCTGGTCCAGCACGGATGGCTCGCCGAGGAGCCCGGCAGCGACGCGGAGGACCCACGGGCCACCGCGCTGTCGGGGCGGCGCGCCCGTATCGTCTACCGGCTCACGGGCCCCGGCAAGGAACGCTTCGAGGAGCTTCTGACCCAGACCGGCCCCGACGCCTGGGAAGACGACAACTTCGGTGTCCGGTTCGCTTTCTTCGGCCAGACCTCACGTGATGTACGGATGCGGGTGCTGGAAGGCCGCCGCAGCCGCCTGGAGGAGCGTCTCGCCAAGATGCGCGCCTCCCTGGCCCGTACCCGGGAGAAGCTGGACGACTACACGCTGGAGCTGCAGCGCCACGGCATGGAGTCCGTGGAGCGCGAGGTCCGCTGGCTCAATGAGCTGATCGAGAGCGAGCGGGAGGGCCGCGAGCGCGGCACCGCTCCGCCGGGTGGTTCCGGTCCGCCGGGTGGCTCCGGCGACAACGACACCACCACTTGA
- a CDS encoding MFS transporter, translating to MTVVTDLRTLWRFPNFRRLLTVRLLSQFSDGAFQVGLATYVVFSPEQQTTPGDIAAAMAVLLLPYSLLGPFAGVLLDRWRRRQVLLYGNLLRSVMAAVTCALVIHGVPNWLFYLSALSVTGVNRFILAGLSASLPRVVDPDRLVVANALSPTAGTLAATVGGGVTLVTQVLTHTAVSEDALALIAASLIYGAAGVAALRMGRDLLGPNPAEIQPRVVAAVASTARGLAAGLRHLTQRRLASWALAGVVLMRFGYGALLVMLLMLARNSWGNDGNGNGMTLLGLAVGSTGAGFFAAAVLTPGAVARWGRLGWFSLCAATAAVLLPPLGLPFHPVPMLIAAFVLGLTSQGAKIVTDTVVQSSIDDVYRGRIFALYDMLFNIAFVSSAGLAALMLPPDGRSAQLLLLVSALFAITAALIFRLHRGTVSRETPPLPPVSPETPTIP from the coding sequence GTGACTGTCGTCACCGATCTCCGGACGCTGTGGCGCTTCCCCAACTTCCGGCGGCTGCTGACCGTCCGGCTGCTCTCCCAGTTCTCCGATGGCGCCTTCCAGGTCGGGCTGGCCACCTATGTGGTCTTCTCCCCCGAGCAGCAGACCACCCCGGGCGATATCGCGGCGGCCATGGCCGTCCTGCTGCTGCCCTACTCACTCCTCGGCCCGTTCGCCGGTGTCCTGCTGGACCGCTGGCGCCGGCGCCAGGTGCTGCTCTACGGGAATCTGCTGCGGTCGGTGATGGCGGCCGTCACCTGTGCCCTGGTGATCCACGGCGTGCCCAACTGGCTCTTCTATCTCTCGGCGCTCTCGGTGACCGGGGTCAACCGCTTCATCCTGGCCGGACTCTCCGCTTCGCTGCCACGGGTGGTGGATCCGGACCGTCTGGTGGTCGCCAACGCGCTGTCCCCGACCGCTGGCACCCTTGCCGCCACGGTGGGCGGCGGGGTGACCCTGGTGACCCAGGTACTCACCCACACCGCCGTCAGTGAGGACGCGCTGGCGCTGATCGCGGCTTCGCTGATCTACGGCGCCGCCGGCGTCGCCGCCCTGCGGATGGGCCGGGATCTGCTGGGGCCGAACCCGGCTGAGATTCAGCCGCGGGTGGTGGCCGCGGTCGCCTCCACCGCGCGGGGACTGGCCGCCGGGCTGCGGCATCTCACCCAGCGCCGACTGGCGTCCTGGGCTCTGGCCGGAGTGGTGCTGATGCGTTTCGGCTACGGCGCGCTGCTGGTGATGCTGCTGATGCTGGCCCGCAACTCCTGGGGCAACGACGGCAATGGCAACGGCATGACGCTGCTCGGACTCGCGGTCGGCAGCACCGGCGCCGGCTTCTTCGCCGCCGCTGTGCTGACACCCGGCGCGGTGGCGCGGTGGGGACGGCTGGGCTGGTTCTCCCTCTGCGCCGCCACCGCCGCCGTACTGCTGCCTCCCCTCGGGCTGCCCTTCCACCCGGTGCCCATGCTGATCGCCGCGTTCGTGCTCGGGCTGACCTCGCAGGGCGCGAAGATCGTCACGGACACCGTGGTGCAGTCCTCGATCGACGATGTCTACCGGGGCCGGATCTTCGCCCTCTACGACATGCTGTTCAACATCGCCTTCGTCAGCTCCGCCGGGCTGGCCGCGCTGATGCTCCCGCCCGACGGACGCTCCGCACAACTGCTGTTGCTGGTGTCCGCCCTCTTCGCCATCACCGCGGCCCTCATCTTCCGGCTGCATCGCGGCACTGTTTCACGTGAAACACCGCCGCTGCCGCCCGTCAGCCCCGAGACGCCCACCATTCCTTGA